One part of the Hydra vulgaris chromosome 01, alternate assembly HydraT2T_AEP genome encodes these proteins:
- the LOC136074330 gene encoding glucose transporter GlcP-like, whose product MNAKKYITILDEKLLTFMQTHNCKLFMQDGAPCHQVALVKNWLRDHGVKIFLGIAASIGSLFSGICIDQIRRKSTILMISTIYLFGYAEIIFSCLKIQNSANFANLFTYFGCVSCGIGFGMTSLAVPVYIAEVSSPRLRGTMGAITHYVIVLGIFVSYLTADANYGNINICFSALIGLALILFSFLIVFMPESPRWLLANNQREKAFKSQFWLLGIKSDAEDECNQIEINLAHQHTASINDFRSPGLFRPLLIGTCIVLHLLFSLLGCYIVHKISRRRLLLFGSTILLEVDERARVAYFFMYDIVFTFTWGPLPWIIVSEIFPSRARGLLGGILRSLIWWAIFPLETRFTLADTEDYSHGCPKGGRSMGDGGCLSLKKLSSEFKHAKEQKIMKEEGKSLTKITNFFGKLRSTPNTFDITQSAGSDDKVAQKSGGDNDTA is encoded by the exons ATGAATGcaaagaaatatattacaatacTGGATGAAAAGCTTTTGACATTTATGCAGACTCACAATTGCAAACTCTTTATGCAAGACGGTGCTCCCTGTCATCAAGTAGCTTTAGTGAAAAACTGGCTTCGGGATCATGGGGTTAAG atttttttgggGATTGCTGCATCGATTGGAAGTTTATTTTCTGGGATTTGTATTGATCAGATCAGAAGAAAATCAACTATACTTATGATCTCAACCATCTACCTTTTTGGATATGCTGagataatttttagttgtttaaaaatacaGAACTCGGCAAACTTTGCAAATTTGTTTACTTACTTTGGTTGTGTCTCTTGTGGTATTGGATTTGGCATGACTTCTCTTGCAGTACCt GTTTATATTGCTGAAGTGTCATCACCACGTTTACGCGGGACAATGGGTGCTATAACTCATTATGTAATTGTTCTAGGAATATTTGTGTCTTACTTGACTGCAGATGCAAATTACGGGAACATAAATATTTGCTTTTCTGCTTTAATTGGATTAGCTCTGATTCTGTTCagctttttaatagttttcatGCCAGAATCGCCGAGATGGCTATTGGCCAACAATCAACgagaaaaagcatttaaaagtCAGTTTTGGTTACTTGGTATCAAATCTGATGCTGAAGATGAATGCAATCAAATCGAAATAAATTTAg ctCACCAGCATACAGCATCAATTAACGATTTTCGTTCACCTGGATTGTTTCGACCGCTTTTAATAGGAA CTTGCATTGTTTTGCATTTGCTATTTTCATTATTGGGATGCTATATAGTTCACAAGATCTCACGCAGACGTTTACTTCTATTTGGAAGTACAATTTTG CTTGAAGTTGACGAAAGAGCACGGGTAGCTTACTTCTTTATGTATGATATAGTATTTACTTTTACATGGGGTCCATTGCCATGGATTATAGTTTCAGAGATTTTTCCATCTCGTGCTCGTGGTCTGCTTGGCGGTATTCTTAGATCGTTAATTTGGTGGGCAATTTTTCCCTTGGAAACGAGGTTTACACTGGCTGATACTGAagattat AGCCATGGGTGTCCGAAAGGAGGAAGAAGCATGGGGGATGGTGGTTGCCTATCTCt aaaaaagttaagttcAGAATTCAAGCATGCCAAAGAACAAAAGATTATGAAGGAAGAAGGCAAATCACttactaaaattacaaatttcttTGGAAAACTGAGATCAACTCCAAACACTTTTGATATAACACAATCAGCTGGCAGTGATGACAAGGTAGCACAAAAATCTGGCGGTGATAATGATACAGCTTAA